A single Corticium candelabrum chromosome 12, ooCorCand1.1, whole genome shotgun sequence DNA region contains:
- the LOC134188164 gene encoding uncharacterized protein K02A2.6-like has product MYEKNIATHGIPYCMVTDNGPQFLSEEFSKFMRSNGIYQRTPPYHPSMNGQAERMVQELKKSLKSKPSERTWSHQVSLFLLYYRTIPHGTTGKTPAELLMKRSLRTRLSLLKPEAGGKIQDHQREEFNQATTNVREMGPGDTVSVWNPRRDGRSKWLAGIVTQRLGPISYLVNVEGHVRYVHIDHLITRDATNTQVILPEEPDNLQATVVPDSSGPVLEDPTETADEEHVIGNPLRLKIQSQAMERLNRRRKSVKGDIQLKRTDSYLSGQKASEFEGLCLSQTTCALCISASADCAWCYDEEINTKFRCRLVSSWHADTSCRNLSNPKSKLTGKVS; this is encoded by the exons ATGTATGAGAAGAACATCGCAACTCATGGAATACCATATTGTATGGTAACTGACAATGGACCTCAATTCCTATCAGAGGAGTTTAGTAAATTCATGCGCTCAAATGGCATCTATCAACGTACCCCACCATATCACCCATCCATGAATGGACAGGCGGAGAGGATGGTACAGGAATTAAAGAAGAGCTTGAAGTCTAAACCATCAGAGCGAACATGGAGTCACCAAGTGTCATTGTTCTTACTTTATTATCGGACTATCCCACACGGGACGACTGGAAAGACTCCGGCTGAGTTGCTGATGAAACGTTCTCTTAGGACGAGACTGAGTCTGTTGAAACCGGAAGCTGGGGGAAAGATACAAGATCATCAAAGAGAAGAATTTAACCAGGCGACAACCAATGTAAGAGAAATGGGTCCAGGAGACACTGTTTCTGTCTGGAATCCAAGAAGGGATGGTCGAAGCAAATGGCTTGCAGGAATAGTGACACAACGACTGGGACCAATATCTTACTTGGTAAATGTAGAGGGGCACGTAAGATATGTGCATATTGATCACTTGATAACAAGAGATGCGACCAATACACAAGTGATTCTGCCAGAAGAACCGGATAACTTGCAAGCTACAGTTGTACCAGATTCATCAGGACCCGTGTTAGAAGATCCTACAGAGACTGCAGATGAGGAGCATGTCATAGGAAATCCACTGAGACTAAAGATCCAGTCACAGGCAATGGAGCGACTGAACCGCAGAAGGAAATCAGTCAAAGGAGATATCCAACTCAAGAGAACAGACAGTTACCTCTCAG GTCAGAAAGCAAGTGAATTCGAAGGGCTTTGTTTGTCTCAAACGACTTGTGCATTGTGCATTTCTGCATCGGCTGATTGTGCTTGGTGTTATGATGAG GAGATTAACACAAAGTTTCGTTGTCGGCTTGTGTCATCATGGCATGCTGATACAAGTTGCAGGAATTTGAGCAATCCTAAAAGTAAACTGACAGGGAAGGTGAGTTAA
- the LOC134187715 gene encoding uncharacterized protein K02A2.6-like, giving the protein MFAIGRIEEFDESKEDTEVYLERLEHWMAANKITAPPADQADAIDSRVCVILTVIGASTYGVLRNLLTPTSPNTKTCTELVQTLKAHFKPQSLVIAERFRFNRRDQQTGETITAYVVALKHQASRCKFGAFLEESLRDKLKDLTFKRACDLAQAMELAARDTAELASHAKPRESTVHLVSTATKKEFRKPTIDKGEQCDRCGGKHDAQKCWHKKSKCHHCTKVGHLKHMCKSKNKTQLETKLVDCNEREEDQDTAEDTDEFGMYYIQKAQDIASELLYNCHRRRYSLEKTNFKLRDYHGRPLEIKGVTRVLVQYERQKRNLPLVIVAGNRPALLGRNWLEVIRINWPRICYVDIKGEARTKDTEVEEIIERHQAVFKDGYSVIKDFKATIHLKQGAKPVFRKNRAVPYAMTEAIATELDRLEKNKNVSKVDHSEWATPTVNISKKDKTVRICDDYKVTLNQLIDIDLYPLPTAEDIFATLAGEISTILQPLDELRHKKGVWLWNDKCEKAFQESKQMILGARVLCHYDAKKPLKLACDALAYDLGAVLLHQDGQEERPIAFASRIMTTTGRNYSQVEREALAIIFGMKKFYQSI; this is encoded by the exons ATGTTCGCTATTGGCAGGATCGAGGAGTTTGATGAGTCCAAAGAAGACACCGAAGTCTACCTCGAGCGCTTAGAGCATTGGATGGCAGCAAATAAAATCACGGCCCCACCGGCAGACCAAGCGGACGCCATCGACTCGCGCGTATGTGTAATACTGACAGTCATAGGCGCCAGCACGTATGGGGTACTGAGGAATCTCCTAACACCAACCTCACCCAATACCAAGACGTGCACAGAACTGGTCCAGACGCTGAAGGCCCATTTTAAACCACAGTCACTGGTGATAGCTGAGCGTTTCCGATTCAATCGCCGGGATCAGCAAACAGGAGAAACCATTACGGCTTACGTCGTGGCGTTGAAACACCAAGCGAGCAGATGCAAGTTTGGAGCGTTTTTAGAAGAATCGCTACGTGACAAGTTA AAAGATTTGACGTTCAAGAGAGCGTGTGACTTAGCTCAAGCTATGGAGCTAGCCGCAAGGGACACCGCTGAGTTGGCTAGTCATGCAAAACCTAGAGAGTCAACCGTCCACCTAGTGTCCACAGCGACAAAGAAAGAGTTCAGGAAACCAACAATCGATAAGGGAGAACAGTGTGATCGTTGTGGTGGTAAACATGATGCGCAGAAATGCTGGCACAAGAAGAGTAAATGCCACCACTGCACTAAGGTGGGCCACCTCAAACACATGTGCAAGAGCAAGAACAAGACACAGTTGGAGACCAAGTTGGTAGATTGTAATGAACGAGAAGAGGACCAAGACACAGCAGAAGATACGGATGAATTTGGAATGTATTACATTCAGAAGGCCCAGGACATTG CATCTGAACTACTGTACAATTGCCATCGACGACGGTACTCCTTGGAAAAGACGAATTTCAAACTGAGAGACTACCATGGAAGGCCACTAGAGATAAAAGGAGTTACTCGGGTCCTAGTGCAATATGAAAGACAGAAACGAAACCTACCCCTGGTGATTGTTGCTGGAAATCGGCCAGCACTGTTGGGCAGAAATTGGCTGGAAGTGATACGCATTAACTGGCCTAGGATATGCTACGTTGACATAAAAGGGGAAGCGCGGACCAAAGACACAGAGGTGGAGGAGATCATTGAGCGACACCAGGCAGTGTTCAAAGATGGATACAGTGTCATCAAAGATTTCAAGGCAACAATACATTTGAAGCAGGGAGCCAAGCCAGTATTTCGGAAAAACAGAGCAGTACCCTATGCTATGACGGAAGCTATTGCCACGGAATTAGACCGCCTGGAGAAGAACAAGAACGTCAGTAAGGTGGACCATTCGGAGTGGGCAACCCCAACAGTGAACATatcaaagaaagacaagacgGTACGCATCTGTGATGATTACAAGGTCACACTCAACCAACTGATAGACATAGATCTTTACCCTCTTCCCACAGCAGAGGATATATTTGCGACATTAGCTGGAG AAATTTCAACAATCCTCCAGCCATTGGACGAACTGAGACACAAGAAGGGCGTGTGGTTATGGAACGATAAATGTGAGAAAGCGTTTCAggaaagcaaacagatgatCTTAGGGGCACGGGTGTTATGCCACTACGATGCAAAGAAGCCTCTCAAGCTTGCGTGCGACGCCTTGGCGTATGATTTAGGGGCAGTACTATTACACCAGGACGGGCAGGAAGAACGCCCAATTGCCTTTGCCTCTCGGATAATGACAACCACGGGAAGGAATTACTCACAAGTTGAGCGCGAAGCACTGGCCATAATATTTGGAATGAAGAAGTTTTATCAATCTATTTGA
- the LOC134187717 gene encoding uncharacterized protein LOC134187717, giving the protein MPFASQEFRRFATEWGFKATTSSPKYPQSNGLAERYIQTIKRSLKKADAEGKDPYLALLNLRIEDKTSFRPGFLDHRRRQEAAQQLQHRQLKQKQFYDRGSVSRDRLSPGDVVRVQRGKEWDPAVVAAVHKSPRSYEVQQGSQTLLKNSRHLRASKEPRPRSTPGRDDLDEIPPYQDQDSSASVSADDQHPEPQESSIEPLNKPHKPYVTASGRVVRKPVKYRDYV; this is encoded by the exons ATGCCTTTTGCTAGTCAGGAATTTCGCAGATTTGCAACAGAATGGGGTTTTAAGGCAACTACCTCGTCTCCCAAATACCCGCAATCAAATGGTCTAGCGGAGCGGTACATTCAGACCATCAAGCGATCCCTCAAGAAAGCAGATGCTGAAGGGAAAGATCCGTATCTAGCCCTACTCAACCTACGAA TTGAGGACAAAACTTCCTTCAGACCAGGATTTCTAGACCACAGGCGACGGCAGGAAGCAGCACAGCAGTTGCAACACCGGCAATTAAAGCAGAAGCAATTCTACGACCGAGGATCGGTTTCTAGAGACCGACTATCTCCAGGAGACGTAGTGCGGGTGCAACGAGGGAAAGAGTGGGATCCAGCGGTAGTAGCAGCTGTTCACAAATCTCCACGCTCTTATGAAGTCCAACAGGGGAGTCAAACACTACTGAAAAACAGCCGTCATCTTCGGGCGTCTAAGGAACCCAGGCCTCGGTCCACACCAGGACGTGATGATTTGGATGAGATCCCTCCTTATCAAGACCAAGACTCTAGTGCCTCGGTCTCAGCTGACGACCAGCACCCCGAACCACAAGAAAGCAGCATCGAACCATTGAACAAACCCCACAAGCCCTACGTGACGGCCAGTGGTAGAGTGGTACGAAAACCGGTGAAGTATAGAGACTACGTTTGA